Proteins from one Sabethes cyaneus chromosome 2, idSabCyanKW18_F2, whole genome shotgun sequence genomic window:
- the LOC128737310 gene encoding LOW QUALITY PROTEIN: bifunctional purine biosynthesis protein ATIC-like (The sequence of the model RefSeq protein was modified relative to this genomic sequence to represent the inferred CDS: deleted 2 bases in 1 codon), translating into MASGKLAILSVSDKAGLLEFAVGLNQLGLKLVASDGTAKTIRDHGLPVRDVSDITGAPEMLGGRVKTLHPAVHAGILARITDADMNDMKRQNFELVQIVVCNLYPFGLTVSKADVTVADAVENIDFGGVTLLRAAAKNHNRVTVLCDPSDYGKVLAEIKHNGDTTENTRQMLALKAFAHTAEYDNLISDYFRKQYSSGVSQLNLRYGMNPHQKPAQIFNIFGNLPLRFLNATPGYINLCDALNGWQLVRELKKSLGLPAATSFKHVFPAGAAVGVALTLDQAKLCMVDDLFDSLTPLATAYARARGADRMSSFGDFVALSDTCDLVTFGVISREVSDGIIAPGYTEEALDLLKKKKNGAYCVLQIDPTFEPFSSIEKKTIFGLQMEQRRNDAVINRALFTNIVTSNKNCPDDAVRDLIVATISLKYTQSNSVCYAKDGQVIGIGAGQQSRIHCTRLAGDKADNWWLRQYPRVTSMRFKKGVKRAEISNAIDNYVNGTVGKDMPLAQFKAMYEEVPEFLTSDDRQSWAKQLNGVSLGSDAFFPFRDNVDRARLSGVSFIASPSGSTNDAGVIDACNEHGIVMVHTNLRLFHH; encoded by the exons ATGGCTAGCGGAAAACTTGCAATTCTCAGCGTATCAGATAAAGCCGGTTTATTGGAGTTTGCAGTAGGGCTCAATCAACTCGGGCTGAAATTGGTAGCAAGCGATGGTACAGCCAAAACTATTCGAGACCATGGATTGCCTGTCCGTGACGTATCGGATATTACGGGCGCCCCAGAGATGCTAGGTGGTCGAGTGAAAACACTTCATCCCGCCGTACATGCGGGTATCCTTGCTCGCATCACCGATGCTGATATGAATGACATGAAGCGTCAAAATTTTGAACTGGTACAGATCGTAGTGTGTAATCTGTACCCCTTTGGGTTAACGGTTTCCAAGGCTGACGTGACAGTAGCAGATGCAGTAGAAAACATAGATTTTGGGGGTGTCACACTACTGCGAGCAGCGGCAAAGAATCATAATCGTGTAACAGTTTTGTGTGATCCCTCAGATTACGGTAAGGTTCTCGCAGAAATTAAACATAATGGCGACACCACAGAGAATACTCGGCAAATGTTGGCTTTGAAGGCTTTTGCACATACGGCGGAATATGACAATCTTATTTCCGATTACTTCCGTAAGCAGTACTCGTCCGGTGTATCCCAACTCAATCTTCGTTATGGTATGAATCCACATCAAAAACCTGCACAGATCTTCAACATCTTTGGAAATCTTCCGTTGAGATTTCTGAATGCGACTCCTGGTTACATTAATCTTTGTGATGCCTTAAATGGCTGGCAACTGGTACGTGAACTGAAGAAGTCGCTGGGactaccagcagcaacaagttTTAAACATGTTTTCCCTGCTGGGGCTGCTGTTGGCGTAGCTCTGACGCTGGATCAAGCAAAACTGTGCATGGTCGATGATCTGTTTGACAGTTTAACTCCACTAGCAACAGCCTACGCACGTGCGCGTGGTGCTGATCGTATGTCGTCGTTTGGAGATTTTGTAGCACTCTCGGACACGTGTGACTTGGTTACATTTGGTGTG ATTTCCCGTGAAGTATCGGATGGAATTATTGCCCCGGGTTACACCGAAGAAGCATTGGATcttttgaaaaagaaaaagaacggcGCTTACTGTGTTCTCCAGATTGATCCAACTTTTGAACCGTTCAGTtcaattgaaaagaaaactattttcgGACTGCAAATGGAACAACGTCGTAATGACGCCGTCATTAACAGAGCGTTGTTTACAAACATTgttacaagtaataaaaattgTCCGGATGATGCAGTTCGCGATCTTATAGTAGCAACGATTTCCCTAAAGTACACTCAGAGTAACTCTGTGTGTTACGCCAAGGATGGACAAGTGATCGGCATTGGTGCTGGCCAACAGTCTCGTATTCACTGTACTCGATTGGCTGGTGATAAAGCAGACAACTGGTGGCTCCGACAATACCCTCGTGTGACATCAATGCGATTTAAGAAAGGTGTCAAGCGTGCGGAGATTTCCAACGCCATCGACAACTACGTGAACGGAACGGTCGGCAAGGATATGCCTTTAGCGCAGTTCAAAGCCATGTATGAAGAGGTTCCCGAATTTTTAACATCGGATGACCGTCAATCGTGGGCGAAACAGTTGAACGGCGTTTCGCTGGGATCGGATGCATTTTTCCCATTCAGAGACAACGTGGATCGGGCCAGGTTGAGCGGTGTTTCATTTATCGCTAGTCCGTCTGGCTCGACGAACGATGCAGGAGTTATCGACGCCTGCAACGAGCACGGCATCGTCATGGTACATACGAATTTGCGATTGTTCCACCATTAA